The following nucleotide sequence is from Pleurodeles waltl isolate 20211129_DDA chromosome 8, aPleWal1.hap1.20221129, whole genome shotgun sequence.
TAGCGGCCGTATACGTCAACGTGCACGTAGCGGCTGAGCGCGCGGAAGTACTGCACCCGCGCGTGCTCTTCGTCCCAGTTGCTGATAACCCAGGCCAACAGACTCCGCTTGCGGGGGAGACGGACGGGACCCGCCCGCCTCCGGGGCAGCAGGCGCCCGTAGGGCACGAAAATGTCCGAGTCAGTCTGGTAGGACATGGTCCAGTTGAAAACCCCTTCCACGCCGCCCAGCCAGTGCGAGTGTGAGGGCGACTCAAAGTTCATCCAGACCCAACGCTGGGCGGGCGGACGCGAGCCCCGGGGCAGGAGGGTGGCGTCGGCCAGGTCCCGGTGATGGAAGAGGATGGCGTCCGCCGCCTCCCGTGCAGTGCGGTTGGTGGTTACGCTGCAGCCGCTGATGTTGAAGAGCTGCTGGCAGTCGCCCATCCGCCGCCGTTTGCCGAAGGGCTCCCACCAGAGGAGCACCGTGAGCGGGGGCGGCGGGTCCGGGCTCCGCGTCCAGGGCCGCAGGACGCTGGGGAGGTCCAGGGTGCAGGAGTAGAGAGCTAGCATCAGGCAGCTCACGGCGGCCGCCAGGAGCCGCAGCCTTAGCTTCCACCGCCAGCTCCGCCGCCGGCGGGGCAGGGAGGGTGGCATGGCCTCAGCGAGTGTCCATGGGAGAGCTGACGGGAAGAGGCGCGCCGCCTCCGTGCGCCACACCTGTAGGGCTTAGCCTAGCTCGGGCGCTGCAGCGCGAAGCACCGGTGCTTTCCTTACTGAACGAGAAGTATTGGAGCTGCGTCACCTGTAGGCTTCCCGCGGGACTCTCCGCCCGGCATCCCTCCCGCAGCTGCTCCTTCTGCAGGGCTGGTCTCTGGGAGGCAGCAGGTCAGGGCCGGGCGCGTTATAGGACCGCTCGTGTCTCCTCCTCCTGCGGCGCACTGGATGGAAGTTTCCGTGCAGAGGTGGTGAAGGCGCTTTATCTCGCGGCTTCCCTGCCGCTTCCAGCTGTGCTTGCTTCGCCTCCTCCCACTAACTCTTCCGTGGGAGACGTGCCTGTTCCATGGCAGGGTGGTCAGTGAGACCCACTGACGtggcacggagggaggaggagggacacAAAGCCCCTCTTGCCGGAATTAGACTTTTTCAGGTTTCTCAAGCGGAGCTCGCAAAAAGTTTACGAAACACGAGCGGGCGCATTGGAGTGGTAAGGTATAGTACCGGAGCAGGATAAGCAGGGTTATGACTAAGCCACCCACTCTCTCTAGTTTGAACCACTATCTTGCTGATGATGTAACAATTCAATACCCCCGTGTTACGTTGAGCGCAATCTCGCATATTGCTGTCTTGAAACAAACATCCCAAACTCAACATGGCTTATTAACAAACGGTATAGCGCGTGATTACTATCTTAACTACTAGTAGGTTGGAATCGCTGTATTTTGCACACAGTTCTGCTTGTTTAAAAactgatatatagatatagatatatatatatatatatatatatatatatatatatatatatatatatatatatatatatatatatatatatatatttttttaaataattgtgggGTCTGAACTCTTGACCGCACTCTTGCACTTCTGAAAAGTGAAGGAAGGAGAGaacaacaaaaaatactttttctttatATGCGGACAACTAGAGGCACCATAGTAGGGTACTGGTCACTCTAGTTGTTACACAGCACACTGCACAGATACACAATGGCTGTGCCGCGGATGCGCCAAAGGCTAGCCTGTCAGTGGGAcgaaagtggccagtgccagccatgCTACCCGTTGCCTCCCAGAAGGTAACCTTTTTAAACAATATGGTAGAGGGTTTTTCTGGAATCTCACCCCTGTGTAGAAATGTGATGTTTTACTGCCTCTTTTCCTGCAGCTTAGTAATCATTTATGCCCCCAATTTGGCTTACAGTTCACTCCCTTATCCCCGAGTAGGGGTCTTTCCCCTTTGCAAGATCACAAGAAAGGCAAGGCTCAGGCGTTTGCAGCCTTGAACAATATCTGTTCTTTGCAGAAACACACAGGTAACATCTTCGCCTTTCTGAGCGAGGACAAGCTTGGAACACTATTTTTGACGTAGACTTGGCTCTTAGAATCTTGTAACCACTCCATTGCTATGAGTAGTCCAAATTGCTTACAAAATAtacatgaaggatcgccagcccaGTACAGGAGTGGAATAGCCATTATTCTCCGGGGTGATCTAGACTGACAGACGTTCGAGATTGagagtctggttggtgcagaagcAATGGGCTTCAATGTCTGTCTCATCAGCATTCAATGGCAGGAATGCTAATTTATAGACCTCCAGGGCAGCTGGTCGGTTTCTCAAATCTCTAGGGAGTGCAGTCGCACATTTGGCACAGAGATATGCACAGTTTATGTATACTTTTAGGAGACTTTAATATCCACATTGCTATGGTGATTAATAGGTTAAAGAACAACGTTCCTTCGATCTTACTCAACATATGTTCATTCCTACCCACTAATTGAGTTGTGATTAAGCAGGTGTTTTCAAATATGCCTTTGCATTTATGTTTTCAAATATGCCTTTGCATTTAGAAGACCACTCACCTTAGGTCTGGTCAGATAATTTTCTGATTAGATGTTCCTGGTCGGTCCCTACTAAAACATCTCCACTCATCAGGCTCTCCACACATACTGAGGGCATGTCTTAAAATCCAGCATGTGGAATTCTTTCGCACTTCGGTAGGTAGTATCCCTTCTCGTGCTGGCCAGGTGGAGGAGGATGTTTTTCAATTGGATAAGTGGATTAGAGAGTCTGTAGCAAAACTAGCACCACCTCTCGTAGATCAACTAGAACAAAGCTTTCCAGTCTTTGGTTCTCACAGTCTCAAGGAAGAGAAGGAAAGGTGTAACATCTTAGGAAGACAGTGGAGGAAAGGCTACAGTATGAAAGATAAAGCTACAGATGAGCAATCAAGAAATACCACACCAAAATAAAATCTGCGAAAGTAGAATACTTTCAGGATAATATTGCTAGAGTGGGAAATAAAGCCAGGAACATTTTTCCCATTGCTAAAAATCTTATGGCCCCAACAGCCTGCATTAGGTTCCTCCAACCTTCAATAGAGTGGTGTGAACAGTTAGCAACTTATTATCAAACTAAGATTTTGACTATCCAAGCCAGTCTCTCCTCCAGTTCTCAGCCTAATGATGAGGTACTGCACATAATACAGACTAGCATGGTTTCTGTAATAATTAAGTTGCTCTTTAATTTTGAGTCTGTTAAGATGGAAAGCTCTCTGGCAGCTTTAAGCAATCTAAACTCCGGCTTTGCGTTGGGGGCTCACCTATAACGCTTTAGTAAATAAGGTGCTTAATACACCACTTGTAACAGCTGTGGGACCAATCTCCCTGAAGAAGGCAAAAATTCTTCCCTTGTTGAAGAAACAATCTGTGGATCCAGGGATATATTATAGACCTATATCCCTGCTCTCTGCATTATCTAAGATATTGGAGAATCAACAGCTGTCCATATATCCAGTAACCTGCTCCACTTCAGTCATTCAGGGTTCAGACACCACCTTAGCACTGAGACCGCACGTATGGAGGTTAGTGAATACATTAAAGGCACTTTAGATGCTGGGGGAAAGGTTATGCTGATAATGTTAGATCTATCGGCAGCCTTTGTTATGGTCCCCCTCTCTAGTCTCCTAGGGCGTCTAATTATTTGAAATGGTGTGTCAAACCCtaaactggctcacctcctttttCCCTAAACCCATGGTGCCAGAATGTCGAACAGTTCTCATTTTCACACTGTGGAAGACAGTTTTGCATGTTCTTTTTGCCAATGGGGTACATACATAGTCGGTTGGTGGCAGAGTgcttggatgaagtatctgtcattccatgTGTGCAGTTGACCCATTactttgatgatgtgatgattcagggagagacagaagaacaggtgcagattcagttggacagagtggTAGAACTCTTGCAGAGTACGGGGTGGATGATTAACACTGATAAGACGCAAGGActatctcaaaatgtgaagtttccacACATTCAGTGGAATAAGGGACACAGGTGTTACTGCAAGTGAAGCAAAAGATTCTCGAGTGTGCCACACCCCGCACTAAGCAGAATACACAGAGATTTATTGgaatgtttggtttttggagatagCACATCCCTCATTTGAGTCCGATTTTGGCCCCTCTGTtcaaagtgacaaggaagaaacacaagttgaatggggtgaagagcagcagtgtgcttctGATTTGGTAAAGGAAAGGAATCCAAcgggctttagacttgtggccagtgcaggagggagacattgagttacatgtaactgttcagggacgatatgcaaattggagtatgtggcaaaaacaagaaAGGTCAAGGGTGCCCTTGGGGTTTTGggctagaaaactacctgactctggggagcgctatactcattttgaaaaacagcttttggcctttTATTGGGCTCAAGTGGATACTGAGCAGATAACACTAGGTcaaaatgtaattctgagacctgaaataccaatcatgcagtgggtgatgagttcacctaaatctcaccgtataggacatgcacaagaggttagtatcatacgctggaaatggtacatacaagacagagcTCAAGTAGGAACGGCAGGcattgcagccctacatgaacaggtgtaacAAGCctctgtacaggatgaggagagggtgtagaaggtaccacaggtaagagtcaccagtgagatggggtatGCCATTTGAATCCttttcccctgaggataggaagcatgtatggtttactgatggttcatccaaatatgtgggtaacaaaagacattggaaagtggTGTCATATAATTCAGTTACCAAAAgttgttgaccaccacaggagCACAGAAAAGTAGCCATTATGCAGagttgtatgctgtgtatcaggctgTAATGCAAGAGCTGCCTGCCACTTGTCATATTtaccactgccaatgggttagccacttggcttccgacatagcatgcacataactggtttatgCACTCAAATgaagtgtggggcaaagagttgtggctggaaatttgggaaatgttagaacaaagtCACGGTGTACTAtgtggatgctcattgtcccattgactcactagaacacTGGCTCAATTCCCTTGTAGACGACAAATCCAAAatgtcagaggcagaagtggcaacacaaGATTCTGACCTGGTGGGGATGGTCcaaatgggcgcaccaaaaatgtggacacctgggagaaaaagccacttacaggtgggcagagtttagagggatgcacattcccctagatttgattaaaaactgtgattttgcaatgtcctatttgtcagcacacacaacagagatctgtcccgcaaacagcCAAagttcaattggggagaggaaagttaccaggacagatacagcaaattgattacattggaccactactgaTTAGTCGTGGGTGCAGATGCGCATGCACTGTAGTGGACACTTATCCTGGGttcctgattgctgtcccttgcaaacatgCTACTCAGCACAATGCTATCAGAATTTGGACTTGTTAATcatatactatggagtaccactccaggtccagagtgacaatgggtcacacttcaaaggcaaattggtgcaggactactgttctcagcacaatgaGTGGATACATCATATCCCTTATTATCCATAAGCCTCCGGACTGATAGAAAAaatgaatggcttactgaaagcccaattgtgaaaattatctgatggaactttggaaaactggagagagcatttaaattaaGCCCTCTAGATTCTGAATAACCGACCATTAACAATAGCTGAAACCCCCCTGAtgcgaatgttaactccagctttgcaaatacaaccacatgtggccaccaataccatcacgtaCTGGGAAATAAATCccggagccttagctccttacagagccacacccgaaTCTGCAGGTTTTGACTTGCATGCTTTAAAGGTTTACAGACTGAAACCACGAGACACAGCACTGTGTGAAACAGATGTTGGAGGACAGATTCCCCCGTagtattttggattgattgctcccagatctaggttggcactcaaaggtattcagatttTAGGGGAAGTCATTGAttcccagtgtatggaggattggtgaagaaaggcactgccccagcccttcttactgtacatgggaagggaggttttggttcaactgacaaaaaccctggtgctaaagtgtgggtggaatccccaaatggtcctccagaacctgcagaaattatagcaaagggccccaataaggTCTtgctgatcatgaaaccaggaaaggaaaaatgggagcatattccagctgataaatgttatttgcaagaatgatcatacttgtttcttttacagatcatactacaccTTGTCTATGCAGCAAGTGTTCCGTGTGGTCTCCTTTTCTGCGTGTGGGGTCAGGAAAAGCCTAACACCCCCAACCTCAACTTGATTGATCGACTATGTCGCGCAACACTTTTACTGCATTTGAATGACAT
It contains:
- the FUT4 gene encoding alpha-(1,3)-fucosyltransferase 4, which gives rise to MPPSLPRRRRSWRWKLRLRLLAAAVSCLMLALYSCTLDLPSVLRPWTRSPDPPPPLTVLLWWEPFGKRRRMGDCQQLFNISGCSVTTNRTAREAADAILFHHRDLADATLLPRGSRPPAQRWVWMNFESPSHSHWLGGVEGVFNWTMSYQTDSDIFVPYGRLLPRRRAGPVRLPRKRSLLAWVISNWDEEHARVQYFRALSRYVHVDVYGRYGLPLREDSVVRTVADYKFYLAFENSQHKDYITEKLWRNALLASAVPVVLGPSRANYERFIPANSFIHVDDFSSPRKLAAYLRFLDRNGPLYRKYFAWKKRYTSHVTRFWDEHYCTVCQALRAAGDQPRIVADLGPWYDS